Proteins from one Acropora muricata isolate sample 2 chromosome 9, ASM3666990v1, whole genome shotgun sequence genomic window:
- the LOC136928943 gene encoding uncharacterized protein, with protein sequence MYNLRSRLQRVNYRTLHGLPDSDMSARKHTEHSESERDTEESQVLSEQDHEGHEEIPDETAEELEALIAKQESTLDDTRQKVKLVALKQKLKELEKETLAEQLKLARTTGTSKNGSKVPKNFGSKHKEVSSRDLREFEELSHKVEKRLSKMGLSSSASAAAADESTSSEESDDDSSSTERSSRKKRGKQNLKSGKTAKIATRVVRRQFWPHSELSMGYVSKNVSYDELTLEEFVAGYSAILLLPQVSSHERKHRTEHLGALMYLASIYEWPAVRSFHAAVLSEIERGRLNWEDSFLHLENRTLAGLHKKTKEQKRHAPSSSNAVLFCRDYQKGSCSHSKDHYAMLKGEKKWLCHICAACWVKDKAKRMHSEYADDCPNKPKE encoded by the coding sequence ATGTATAATTTACGGTCACGGTTACAACGTGTAAATTACAGGACATTACACGGACTCCCGGACAGCGATATGAGTGCTCGCAAACATACAGAACATAGTGAATCGGAGCGTGACACCGAAGAATCACAAGTCCTCTCAGAACAGGACCACGAGGGGCATGAAGAGATTCCAGATGAGACCGCGGAAGAATTAGAAGCCTTGATAGCGAAGCAAGAGAGTACGCTGGATGACACCCGCCAAAAAGTAAAGTTAGTAGccttaaaacaaaagttaaaagaGTTGGAAAAGGAAACCTTGGCAGAACAGCTCAAGCTCGCTCGTACCACGGGTACAAGCAAGAACGGGAGTAAGGTGCCTAAGAACTTTGGTTCCAAGCATAAAGAAGTATCTTCCCGCGACCTTCGTGAGTTCGAGGAGTTATCTCACAAAGTTGAAAAGCGCCTCAGCAAAATGGGTCTTTCTTCCTCCGCCTCTGCAGCCGCAGCAGACGAATCTACGTCAAGTGAAGAAAGCGACGATGATTCCTCTTCAACCGAGCGTTCATCAAGAAAGAAACGAGGTAAGCAGAACTTGAAGTCCGGTAAAACGGCAAAAATTGCTACACGGGTAGTACGGCGGCAATTCTGGCCGCATAGTGAATTGAGTATGGGTTATGTCTCTAAGAACGTTAGCTATGATGAGCTTACTTTAGAGGAATTTGTTGCCGGATATAGCGCTATCCTACTGTTGCCACAAGTATCTTCGCATGAACGCAAGCATCGCACAGAGCACTTGGGCGCTTTAATGTATCTTGCGTCCATTTACGAATGGCCTGCCGTTCGCAGTTTTCACGCGGCGGTTTTATCAGAAATCGAGAGAGGTCGCCTTAACTGGGAGGATTCATTTCTTCACCTAGAAAATCGTACGCTCGCGGGTTTACACAAGAAGACCAAGGAACAAAAGCGCCATGCCCCCTCTTCTTCAAATGCAGTTTTGTTTTGCCGCGATTATCAGAAGGGTTCGTGCTCTCACTCCAAGGATCACTACGCCATGCTTAAAGGGGAAAAGAAATGGCTTTGCCATATTTGTGCGGCGTGTTGGGTGAAAGATAAGGCTAAACGGATGCATTCTGAGTACGCAGATGATTGTCCAAACAAACCGAAAGAATGA
- the LOC136928908 gene encoding interferon-inducible GTPase 1-like, with the protein MASDFDADDEWVNVEMEELQREIDESGVAKIDDFVRKRLQQWESVEVNIAVTGDSGAGKSSFTNAIREICDEDEGAADVTESTTEPTPYAHPTNSNIKFWDLPGIGTPDYPDLETYVEKVQLEKYDAFLILTATRFTKNDLLLAEKIRSMQKSFFFIRTKMDENVRAEKRKQSYDEEAMLTKIRSNCLKNLGDHFSNVKDVFLISNHEPDKWDFARLTQAILDALPKYQQQNLTLSLGKAITRSSEEIFQRKLDALKGRIWWIAAASAAGALVPIPGLSVGVDAALILRELSLYRSQLGLPEVGSAEFVKLHLATREKVLQVSITTVAQLSVVLVSNTTEATIEEAVRFIPFVGLLVASTMSFGATYYALHKLLEAVKDVALLVIKEATDKAASELDSKMD; encoded by the exons ATGGCAAGTGACTTTGATGCGGACGATGAATGGGTAAATGTGGAAATGGAAGAGTTACAGCGTGAAATAGACGAGAGTGGCGTTGCGAAAATTGACGACTTTGTAAGGAAGAGGCTTCAACAGTGGGAAAGTGTGGAGGTGAATATTGCAGTTACCGGTGACTCGGGCGCAGGGAAGTCCAGTTTTACCAACGCCATACGAGA AATCTGTGACGAAGATGAAGGAGCAGCTGATGTGACTGAATCCACAACAGAACCGACTCCCTATGCTCACCCGACCAACTCCAACATCAAGTTTTGGGATCTGCCAGGAATAGGCACTCCTGACTACCCTGATCTGGAAACGTACGTCGAAAAGGTACAACTGGAAAAGTACGATGCTTTTCTGATCCTCACAGCCACTCGATTCACAAAGAACGACTTGCTGCTGGCTGAAAAGATCAGATCCATgcaaaaaagttttttcttcATCCGCACAAAAATGGATGAAAATGTCAGAGCAGAAAAACGAAAGCAGTCATACGATGAAGAAGCCATGCTAACCAAAATACGAAGCAATTGTTTGAAAAATCTAGGCGATCACTTCAGCAATGTGAAAGATGTATTTTTGATAAGCAACCACGAACCTGACAAATGGGATTTTGCACGACTGACACAGGCCATTCTGGATGCTCTGCCCAAATATCAGCAACAGAATTTGACGTTATCTCTCGGTAAAGCAATTACAAGGTCCTCGGAAGAAATTTTTCAGAGGAAACTTGATGCTCTGAAAGGCCGCATATGGTGGATTGCTGCAGCATCTGCGGCCGGGGCTCTTGTTCCTATTCCCGGGTTATCTGTTGGCGTTGATGCCGCTCTTATATTGAGAGAGCTTAGCTTATACAGATCCCAGCTTGGGCTACCGGAGGTGGGATCCGCTGAATTTGTGAAGCTTCACCTCGCCACCAGAGAGAAAGTTCTCCAAGTGAGCATTACCACTGTTGCACAGCTGAGTGTTGTTCTTGTTTCTAATACTACTGAAGCAACCATTGAAGAAGCTGTTCGTTTCATTCCGTTTGTTGGCTTGCTTGTGGCCAGTACTATGTCATTTGGAGCTACCTACTATGCGTTGCATAAGCTTTTGGAAGCTGTGAAAGATGTGGCTTTGTTAGTCATAAAGGAAGCTACCGACAAAGCAGCTTCTGAGTTGGATTCGAAAATGGATTAG
- the LOC136928595 gene encoding uncharacterized protein: protein MHTVVELMAERKEDEVRKRSKETPSWAPGGSDYDPNLPYGPKVYLARRKKPDPWWVTTIEVCVVVGVLLFFVYMYYCMDHLHFHVLNAYANVGVSHAQHHVAHKYLNGKGVAKDEKMAFYWFREAANNGHGHGAYNLVAGHLQGYDTDVEEHEVEPLLKMAADKGVHQAKKALKDLYPHKYK from the exons ATGCACACGGTTGTCGAATTGATGGCGGAACGCAAAGAGGACGAAGTACGAAAAAGAAGCAAGGAAACCCCTTCGTGGGCTCCTGGAGGAAGTGATTATGATCCAAACCTCCCTTATGGACCTAAGGTCTACTTAGCAAGGCGGAAAAAGCCGGATCCTTGGTGGGTTACTACAATTGAG GTTTGTGTGGTGGTCGGGGTCCTGCTGTTTTTCGTGTATATGTATTATTGTATGGATCATCTTCATTTTCATGTTTTGAATGCTTATGCTAATGTTGGAGTTTCACATGCACAGCATCATGTTGCCCATAAATACCTGAATG GAAAAGGAGttgcaaaagatgaaaaaatggCATTTTATTGGTTCAG GGAGGCAGCAAACAATGGGCATGGACATGGAGCTTACAATCTTGTGGCTGGACATTTACAAGGATATGATACAGATGTCGAGGAGCA TGAGGTGGAACCTCTTCTTAAAATGGCAGCAGACAAAGGTGTGCACCAAGCCAAGAAAGCTCTGAAGGACTTATATCCACACAAATACAAATAA
- the LOC136928941 gene encoding uncharacterized protein codes for MVALHRRVFASGVPNYRGLRIPVPSKLNVPRWRSYLSAYHDNIIVDYLEFGWPVGYDYEQFGFPVSQLRNHSGATNFPRDLDLYLDTELARHSVAGPFSSPPFSGRLAVSPLNSVPKKDSAERRIILDLSWPLNTSVNAGIDKSLHEGVEFSLTYPTVDQIASLIARKGPGCLIYKCDLRKAYRQFYVDPYDFPLLGFHWNDCYYFDVVLPMGLRSAAMACQRITSGISYVCSQQGFDVLNYLDDFQGVEVPDNAATAFCFLQSLLIELGVEESKSKACPPTTRATCLGVEFDTLAMTKSIHPDRLIEIQELLRQWSSKTKATKRELQSLLGKLSFVSKCVQNSRIFLMRIIDLLKRLKRNHHRVSLNKDFRKDISWWINFIAVYNGVSIICDVPWSAPDCVFATDACLTGCGGVCGRSVFHAPFPDWVLQQFTAIHQLEFLAFLVAVRLWGALWAGLRVQVYCDNAAVVTVINSGKTSDSLMGTILRNTWLQVSAQEFEIRAVHLPGVTNRLADYLSRWHLDEAKYSGLFAAECGDVVSFREETVTDELFALNSDL; via the coding sequence ATGGTTGCGCTTCACCGGCGCGTGTTTGCTTCGGGTGTTCCTAATTACAGAGGATTACGGATACCCGTACCTTCCAAGCTTAATGTTCCCCGGTGGAGGTCCTATCTTAGTGCTTATCATGACAATATTATCGTTGATTATCTCGAGTTTGGCTGGCCAGTTGGCTATGATTACGAACAATTCGGTTTCCCAGTCAGTCAATTACGCAATCATTCTGGCGCCACCAACTTTCCCCGTGATTTAGACCTTTATCTTGACACGGAGCTTGCGAGACATTCGGTAGCAGGTCCATTTTCATCGCCCCCGTTCTCTGGACGGCTGGCGGTGTCGCCTCTGAATTCTGTTCCAAAGAAAGATTCTGCCGAACGGCGAATTATCCTTGACCTGAGTTGGCCTTTGAACACGTCTGTCAACGCCGGAATCGATAAATCGCTGCATGAAGGGGTGGAGTTTTCCCTGACGTATCCTACTGTGGATCAGATCGCCAGTTTAATTGCTCGGAAGGGACCGGGTTGTTTGATTTATAAATGTGACTTGCGAAAAGCCTATCGTCAGTTTTACGTTGATCCGTATGACTTCCCGTTATTGGGTTTTCACTGGAATGACTGTTATTATTTTGATGTAGTGCTTCCTATGGGTTTGCGGTCGGCCGCGATGGCCTGTCAACGCATCACGAGCGGTATTTCGTACGTTTGTTCACAACAGGGCTTTGACGTGTTAAATTATCTGGACGACTTTCAAGGCGTTGAAGTTCCGGATAACGCCGCCACTGCCTTTTGCTTTCTTCAATCCTTACTCATCGAATTGGGTGTAGAAGAGTCGAAAAGTAAAGCCTGTCCGCCGACGACACGTGCGACCTGTTTAGGGGTTGAATTTGATACTTTGGCCATGACAAAATCGATTCACCCCGACCGTTTAATCGAGATCCAAGAGTTATTGAGACAGTGGTCAAGCAAGACAAAGGCGACTAAGCGAGAGTTGCAATCGTTGCTCGGGAAACTGTCTTTTGTTTCGAAATGTGTACAGAACAGTCGCATTTTTCTCATGCGAATTATTGACCTCCTCAAGCGGCTCAAGCGCAATCATCACCGAGTTTCTCTCAATAAAGACTTTCGGAAAGACATTTCCTGGTGGATTAACTTCATTGCGGTTTATAATGGCGTTTCGATCATTTGTGATGTTCCGTGGTCGGCTCCGGACTGTGTTTTCGCGACGGATGCCTGTTTAACAGGATGTGGCGGCGTTTGTGGTCGCTCGGTTTTCCATGCACCCTTTCCTGACTGGGTCCTGCAGCAATTCACAGCCATTCATCAGTTAGAGTTTCTAGCTTTCTTAGTAGCGGTTCGTTTGTGGGGCGCACTTTGGGCCGGTTTACGAGTGCAAGTCTACTGTGATAATGCAGCCGTGGTTACAGTAATTAACTCTGGGAAGACGAGTGACTCTTTAATGGGAACAATCTTGCGTAACACTTGGCTGCAAGTTTCTGCACAAGAGTTCGAGATCAGAGCTGTTCATTTGCCGGGTGTCACTAACCGACTTGCAGATTATTTATCGCGATGGCATTTGGATGAAGCAAAGTACTCTGGACTGTTCGCCGCGGAATGTGGGGACGTGGTTTCTTTTAGAGAGGAGACTGTCACTGATGAGTTATTTGCCCTCAatagtgatttgtaa